One Picosynechococcus sp. PCC 7003 genomic region harbors:
- a CDS encoding DUF262 domain-containing protein, which translates to MKAQATQLLKFLQTSLQLNIPIYQRTYSWEIKECQQLWDDIIRAGKSDKIEVHFIGSVVYIMSNESATAPLLIIDGQQRLTTISILLEALARELENYSEEKIPKGFSSSQIRGKYLTNPYPDDPSEKYKLILTQTDKDTWLSLLKNQDFPHNKSLKISTNFDFFTQKIRGINNNLHQLCKGLKKLMVVDIALDRKSDNPQLIFESMNSTGRELSQADLIRNFILMGLEPEQQTSLYENYWRRMELEFGQEAYSSYFDSFMRYYLTVKLGELPKKTDVYVTFKKLINSKTIDSNIINKTVEDLYRFSKYYCAIALGRETDKDLKSAFRDLRELKVDVCYPLLLELYADYQNKILSKNELLEATRLIESYVFRRAICSIPTNSLNKTFANFHKFLKKDRYLESIKARFLTLPSYRRFPNNEEFKRELKIRDLYNFRNRSYWLRRLENHNKKELVVVDEYTIEHIMPQNKKLSDEWQKVLGENWQAIQAKWLHTLGNLTLTAYNSEYSDRPFPEKRDLTIEVDGGTAKEIGFKYSPLSLNQGLGQIEEWTEDEIKHRAEKLSQKAIEVWVAPKLEQDVLDVYQEKDTNNTNYSVNDHPHLLSGNIKKLFTEFRKQVLDLDPCITEEFLKLYVAYKAETNFVDVVPQAKRLRLSLNMKFPEINDPKGLCKDVTNLGRWGNGDVEVGLENLEQLPYVIGLVRQSFEKQMNNSDDEI; encoded by the coding sequence ATGAAAGCACAAGCAACACAGTTACTAAAATTTCTGCAAACCTCACTGCAATTAAATATCCCTATCTATCAACGTACTTATTCATGGGAGATCAAAGAATGTCAACAGTTATGGGATGACATTATTAGAGCAGGAAAAAGTGACAAGATAGAAGTACACTTTATAGGTTCAGTTGTTTATATAATGTCGAATGAAAGTGCAACTGCTCCCCTATTGATCATTGATGGTCAGCAACGACTAACAACTATTTCTATTTTACTAGAAGCTTTAGCAAGAGAACTTGAAAATTATTCTGAGGAAAAAATACCAAAAGGATTCTCCTCCTCTCAAATTCGTGGCAAATATCTCACGAATCCTTACCCTGATGATCCTTCTGAAAAATATAAGCTAATATTAACTCAAACAGATAAAGATACATGGCTATCGTTGCTGAAGAATCAGGATTTTCCACACAACAAATCTCTTAAAATTTCCACTAACTTTGATTTTTTTACTCAAAAGATTAGGGGAATTAATAATAATCTTCACCAATTGTGCAAGGGTCTGAAAAAATTAATGGTTGTTGACATTGCCTTAGACCGAAAATCTGATAATCCTCAACTCATATTTGAAAGCATGAACTCAACAGGACGAGAGTTGAGCCAAGCTGATTTAATACGTAATTTTATCCTTATGGGACTCGAACCAGAACAGCAAACGAGTCTCTATGAAAATTATTGGCGTAGAATGGAGTTGGAGTTTGGTCAAGAAGCTTATAGTAGCTACTTTGACAGCTTCATGCGATATTATTTAACAGTAAAATTAGGCGAATTACCTAAGAAAACGGATGTGTATGTCACGTTCAAAAAACTTATAAATTCAAAGACTATAGATTCCAATATCATAAATAAAACCGTCGAAGATTTATATCGATTTTCAAAATATTATTGTGCCATTGCTCTTGGGAGAGAAACAGACAAAGACTTAAAAAGTGCTTTCAGAGATTTAAGAGAATTAAAAGTCGATGTATGTTATCCACTACTCCTCGAATTGTACGCTGATTATCAGAATAAAATTCTTTCTAAAAATGAATTGCTAGAAGCTACGAGGCTCATTGAAAGTTATGTTTTTCGTAGAGCTATTTGTTCAATTCCCACAAACTCATTGAATAAAACATTTGCCAATTTTCACAAGTTTCTCAAAAAAGATCGATATCTTGAAAGCATTAAAGCCCGATTTTTAACATTGCCATCTTACAGAAGATTTCCTAATAATGAAGAATTTAAAAGAGAGTTAAAAATTCGTGATTTATATAACTTTCGTAATCGTTCCTATTGGCTACGTCGTTTAGAAAACCACAACAAAAAAGAATTAGTTGTTGTAGATGAATACACAATCGAGCATATCATGCCACAGAATAAAAAATTATCTGATGAGTGGCAGAAAGTTCTTGGCGAAAATTGGCAAGCAATTCAAGCGAAATGGTTACATACATTGGGAAACCTAACACTTACAGCTTATAACTCAGAATACAGTGATCGTCCATTTCCAGAAAAAAGAGACTTAACAATAGAAGTTGATGGTGGAACAGCAAAAGAAATTGGCTTTAAATATAGTCCTTTATCACTAAATCAGGGATTAGGTCAGATTGAAGAATGGACTGAAGATGAAATCAAGCATAGAGCTGAAAAATTGTCCCAAAAAGCAATTGAAGTTTGGGTAGCACCGAAACTTGAACAGGATGTCTTAGATGTCTATCAGGAAAAGGATACAAACAATACCAATTATTCAGTTAACGATCACCCACATCTTCTCTCTGGAAATATTAAAAAGTTGTTTACGGAGTTTAGGAAGCAAGTGCTTGACCTTGACCCTTGCATTACAGAAGAATTTTTAAAACTTTATGTAGCGTATAAAGCCGAAACCAACTTTGTTGATGTAGTTCCCCAAGCCAAACGATTGAGACTATCTCTAAATATGAAATTCCCTGAAATCAATGATCCTAAAGGTTTATGCAAAGATGTAACTAATTTAGGTCGTTGGGGAAATGGTGATGTCGAAGTTGGTTTAGAAAATTTAGAGCAACTTCCCTATGTCATTGGCCTCGTACGGCAATCTTTTGAAAAGCAGATGAATAACAGTGATGATGAAATCTAG